GTTTGAATCCCCCGTTTCGTTGGCTGCTGCTTTTGCTGCCCGCTTCTGATGGTTATCATTAAATGGTTCCCAGTTTGAATCCCCCTCTCCCGGCGCCAATCCACCTGTTGCACCGCGAAGAAATAGTGCACTCGGTCCACCAACTGCTAATGCCCGGATGGACCTTTGCGACCACTCACCAACAGATGTCTCTTTAAAAAATATATAACTTCCGAAAAGTGCAGGAACGGTTAAGAAGACCTCACCAGGCTGTCTTAATATCTTGGAAAGATCGTCCGTGGTAGAATTTTTTACATGTGTCGTATACCTCTCTTGTATATCCTTATCGAGAGACGTATTGGCAAAGGTTCCGGCACCGGCTATGCCAACACCCAATAGCATAAGATTCTCTGCATTCAGATAAAAATTATCATAATCTGACTTTATGGTTGAAATGGTCTTAGAGAAAAAAGAAGATTCACCGGACCAAGCAGTGAGTTGAAACATCGGAAGGAACGCTATGATAAGTGCAAAACAGGTTTTTTTCACCTGAAAATCCCCCCAGCCCCCCTTTTCCAAAGGGGGGTAAGGGGGGATTTTCATTGTTCTTTGTGTCGCCATGCGACATGAATGTTTCATGAATAATAATCCTTTATATTAAGATAACAGTCATCAACAGTCACTATGTGGTCCGGTCTTTTAGACTGTTTTCATTGCCCGGCGTATCCCATATAAGTAGAATTTATGATACTTGTCAATGGGAATTTAGAAGTATACCATTTATGGGAAAATTAAGTTAGATAAAAAACGAGACGGTTCTATTTAGGGGAGGCGATTGGCCTCCTTTTTTGTTTTGACAAAAAGTGTTTATTCTGTTACTTTTTATGGCTACTGAGTAATTACAAATAACCTATGATGTTGTTAAGGATAGTCCTGAGAGCTTTGTAAAACTGAAAATTGGCTTCGTGAAGCCCTGATGAAGGCAAGTTTCAAAGCTCTCGTCCCGGGCGACGTACAATACTAAGGGAAAGAAAGTTGCGATCTGTTGTGCAAAGGGTTGATGGGGCCAGGATCAGCGTTGATGGGCGGCTGATTTCCAGTATCGGGAGAGGTATCCTCGTTTTTCTCGGTGTTGAAAGAGGTGATAGTGTAGCTGATGCCGATTATCTCCTCGAAAAAATCATCAACCTCAGGATATTTGAGGATGGGGAGGGAAAAATGAACCTTTCCCTTCTTGACATCTCAGCAGAGATGCTTGTGGTTTCCCAGTTTACCCTTCTCGCCGATTGCCGTAAGGGGAGAAGACCATCTTTTATCCAGGCGGAAGAACCGGAGCAAGCCAGGAGGCTTTACGAATACTTTATCAGCAGGGGACGGGAGAAAGTTGAGGGGGTAGCAGCCGGGGAATTTCAAGCCATGATGAAGATTGAGATGATCGCCGACGGTCCGGTAACCGTCTTGCTCGACAGTAGAAAGGTATTTTAATGAGCCGAGACAATTAATAATCATATTCCACCCTGTGCAATCAGGATAGATACAGAGGGTGTGTGGTATTACAAGGGTGTAGAGATGACAAGGAGGGATATCGTTAATTATTTTTATCAGAACCTCAAACAGGATCAAACGGGGAGATACCTGATTGAGTTGGAAAACGAGCGCTGTTATCTCGATGTTGAGGACACCCCCTTTGTAGTGAAAGCGGTGCTTCGCTCCGTCTCAAAGAGCAACGAAGAGGAAGCCATTTATCTGCTTTTGTCTGATGATACCCTTGAGAGACTGGATCCCCATACACTCTGGATAGGAAATGACAATGTGCTTTACTGTACCATCAAGAACCATCGCCTCAATGCCCGGTTTTTGAGGGCAGGCTATTATCAGCTTGCCAGTGGTATAGAATATGACGCGCAAAAAGACGCATACTTTATTTCCCTGAACGGTCATCGTTATTACATCAGCGGTAAGTGTTCAGTAAGCTGAAAACTGATAATTTTACCACCCTGGAGGTATTACATGTTAGACGATCACGTGAAAGATGCCCTGACCTTTGACGACCTGCTTCTTGTTCCGGCCGAATCCAGCATTCTTCCCAAGGATGTGGAGACATCTACGCTTCTCACCAATAATATAACCCTTAATATCCCCCTCGTCAGTGCGGCCATGGATACCGTGACGGAGTCCAGGACGGCTATATGTCTTGCCCAGGAGGGAGGCATTGGTATCATTCATCGGAACATGAGTATCGAAAGTCAGGCCATCGAGGTGGAGAAGGTAAAAAAATCGGAAAGTGGCATGGTCGTTGATCCGATTACCATAGAACCTGAGCAGAAGGTGTATGAAGCCCTCGAACTCATGAACAGTTACAGGATATCCGGTGTCCCCGTGGTTAAAAATCGCAAACTTGTGGGCATTCTCACGAATCGCGACCTCCGGTTTGAAACCAATCTTGAACAACCGGTTGCACAGGTGATGACCAAAGATAATCTGGTTACCGTTTCCTCCAGTATCTCACTGGAAGAATCGAAGAAACTCCTCCACAAACACAGGATAGAAAAACTCTTAGTTGTTGACGACGAGTACAACCTCAAGGGCCTGATTACCATCAAAGATATTGAAAAGATAAGAAAGTATCCCAGGGCGTGTAAGGATTCTCTTGGAAGATTAAGGGTTGGTGCGGCAGTCGGAATCCTCGACAGGGAGGCAAGGGTTGATGCCCTCCTAACTGCCGGTGTTGACGTAATTGTCATTGACACCTCCCATGGACATTCGGCCAGGGTCCTCGATGCTATCAGGGATACGAAGGCAAATTTCCCCGGATGCGAACTGATCGCCGGCAATGTGGCAACGGCTGAGGGGACAAAAGCCCTGATTGATGCCGGGGCAAATGCCATCAAGGTAGGGGTCGGTCCCGGTTCGATATGTACAACGAGAATAATTGCCGGTGTGGGACTTCCCCAGATGAGCGCCATCAGAGATGTCTCCCGTTGCGCTTCACGCTATAATATTCCTTTTGTCGCTGATGGAGGTATCAAGTTTTCCGGTGACATTGTCAAGGCCCTCGCCGCTGGCGCCCATACGGTTATGA
The window above is part of the Syntrophales bacterium genome. Proteins encoded here:
- the dtd gene encoding D-aminoacyl-tRNA deacylase gives rise to the protein MRSVVQRVDGARISVDGRLISSIGRGILVFLGVERGDSVADADYLLEKIINLRIFEDGEGKMNLSLLDISAEMLVVSQFTLLADCRKGRRPSFIQAEEPEQARRLYEYFISRGREKVEGVAAGEFQAMMKIEMIADGPVTVLLDSRKVF
- a CDS encoding DUF1285 domain-containing protein, translating into MDTEGVWYYKGVEMTRRDIVNYFYQNLKQDQTGRYLIELENERCYLDVEDTPFVVKAVLRSVSKSNEEEAIYLLLSDDTLERLDPHTLWIGNDNVLYCTIKNHRLNARFLRAGYYQLASGIEYDAQKDAYFISLNGHRYYISGKCSVS
- the guaB gene encoding IMP dehydrogenase; translation: MLDDHVKDALTFDDLLLVPAESSILPKDVETSTLLTNNITLNIPLVSAAMDTVTESRTAICLAQEGGIGIIHRNMSIESQAIEVEKVKKSESGMVVDPITIEPEQKVYEALELMNSYRISGVPVVKNRKLVGILTNRDLRFETNLEQPVAQVMTKDNLVTVSSSISLEESKKLLHKHRIEKLLVVDDEYNLKGLITIKDIEKIRKYPRACKDSLGRLRVGAAVGILDREARVDALLTAGVDVIVIDTSHGHSARVLDAIRDTKANFPGCELIAGNVATAEGTKALIDAGANAIKVGVGPGSICTTRIIAGVGLPQMSAIRDVSRCASRYNIPFVADGGIKFSGDIVKALAAGAHTVMIGSLFAGTEESPGETILFQGRSYKVFRGMGSLEAMKMGSRDRYYIDDMENDLKLVPEGIEGRVPYRGSLSASVYQLVGGLKAGMGYLGCRTISELREKAKFIRITSAGLKESHVHDVIITKEAPNYWLDESYETY